A stretch of DNA from Vanrija pseudolonga chromosome 6, complete sequence:
TTCAAGCAGGAGCTCGATGCAGGCCTGACAAActacggcgaggacgtcgccaTGGTGCCGACCTTTGTGCCCGGCGTTCCGGATGGCTCGGAgcaagggtgagtggggcgcggggcgcggccagccgagctcgccagACACGGCGTGCGATGCTCCGCCGCGATGCGATGGATGGAGCCGACGCAGCTCACACACGCCCACagcaccttcctcgccctcgaccttggaGGCACCAACCTCCGCGTGTGCGAGGTCCGCCTGCACGGCAACAACAAGTTTGACATCAAGCAGCAAAAGTACAAGGTGTCGGAGGAGTTGAAGCAGGGCCAGGCGCGCGTGCTGTTTGGTgagtcgacggcgagcgtgaGGGCCGCGAGAGTGTGCGCGGCAAGGAGCTGGCCGGTGTGCCGAGCTcgatcgacgccgacgccctccgTGTTCACCGTCGTCCTCCCCCGCTGACTCATGACCAGACTACAtcgccgactcggtcgacgCCTTCCTGACCGACATTGGCAGCGACCTGCAGCCCGAGGGCAACGAGCCCCTGCTGCTCGGCTTCACGTTCTCGTTCCCCGTCGAGCAGACGGCCCTGGACAGAGGCAAGCTGCTCACCTGGACCAAGGGGTTCAACGCCAAGAACGCGGTCGGCAACGACGTTGTCAAGCTCCTCCAGGACGCGTTTGACCGCAAGCATATCCACGTCAAGTGTGTGGCGCTGGTTAATGACGTGAGTAGCGGAGCCGGGCGAGAGGGTGTGGCTTGCGGCTGGCGATGGGGCTCGGGAGGAATAGAAGCATGCGCGGGGGCGCGAGAAGCCGTCATGTTGCGTTGCGGAACCCCACACTAACACGCCCGCCCAGACCGTCGGCACCCTCCTCTCCAGGTCATACCAGAACGGCCCCGCCCTCATCGGCGCCATCTTCGGCACGGGCACCAACGGCGCGTACATTGACCGCACGAGCACCATCAAGAAGCttggcaaggacaaggttgccgagctcgagaagggcggcgagcacgcgggCGAGTACATGATTGTCAACACTGAGTGGGGAGCATTTGACAACAAGGTGAGTGGGGGTGTGTCGGCCGTGCACGCGTGCACGGCCACAACGATATGCGCCTAGGCTAacccgccccagcgccgctgcctcccCGTCTCCATCTTTGACAACAAGCTTGACCGCGAGTCGATCAACCCGCGCAAGCAGGCATTCGAGAAGATGGTCTCGGGCATGTACCTTGGCGAGATTACGCGCAACATTTTGCTGTTCCTGAtcgactcgtcgctgctgttTGACGGCCACAGCTCGGATATCCTCAACACGCACTACGGCTTTGACGCAGCCTTTGTGTCCAAGGTGGAGGGCGCCaagacggacgacgaggtcaaggcggccatcatcgacgacctcaaggtGGACGTGGCGAACGTGCGTGACTCGGATGCGCCGCTCGTGCGCTGGGCCGTCAACATTGTCGCCGACCGCGCGTGCACGCTCTCCGCGACGGCCATTGCCGCGATCGTGCTCCACACCGCTCCCAACAggcgcaaggaggaggcgcagaccatcgacgtcggcgtcgacggctcgGTCGCAGAGTTCCTGCCCAACTTTGAGAAGCGCGTCCGCGGCGCCCTGCGGCAagtcctcggcgaggagacggagAAGAAGATCACCATCGGCCTCGCAAAGGACGgctcgggcgtcggcgccgccctcggcgcgctgactgccaagaaggccgccgcggcccacGGACGTAAAGTGTAAATATCGTAACGCGGTATAATCGCCCCCAGGCGGCGAAAGTAGCTTCGTGCATGCAGTCGTGTTCGAGGCAGGGGGGGTAACAGGGGTGCACGAGGGTGCAGTGCTTGATACTCGGAcagccgaggtggtcgatgcCAACTTGCCGCGACGTTCGGCAGTCCGATCCCTCCCGTCATGTCAGTCTCCTTAGTCAGGTGTGTAATCGATCGTcatgccgcccgccggccaGTCCCttgacaacgacgacgacgtagtAACAAACCAAATCATCCCCTCTCAAACGCAAACCGCCGGCCATACGTCACAATACACGCTGCATGTTATACACGAGGTCTATCGAATCCCTGCAAATCCTTCTCGTCTTACACAAGCACCGTCTAAATCCCAAGAAACTGTGGCGGCACGTTGGCCGCTCCGCTCGCACTCGGTACAATGCACCTTGAAGGGCGCTTACTGCCGCCGGCcttgctgcgccgcctgctgctgctccggCTGGATATCCGTCGGCAGCCAGGGCAAGAAGTTCCAgttgggctgctgctgtcccgGGCCGGGCTGGGACGCAGAAGGGTTGGGGCCGTTGGgagccagcccgccgcccaggccaGGCATGCTCCCGACAATGCCGTTGCTGATCGGCAGGCCGCCAGACTGCTGCCGCAGCAGCTGTGTCCAGAACTCGGGGCTCGACGAGTCGCCCAGCATGTCAAAGTTCATGACGGCGTAGTTGAGGTTGTGGAGGTCGCCCGCGTCGAAGAAGTCGGGAGCGGCCATGACAGCCTCGCTGCCGGGCATGCCCGGGAAGCCACCGCCGCTTCCCCACGCCGCACCACCCTGGCCGGTGACCGCTGCGATAAAGCCAGGCGTCGGGGGCGCCGTGGAATCCGAGGTCGATGCACTCGGCCCGGAGCTGGCGCCCGGGGCGTGGCCGTTGGGGTCCACGGGTGTCGGGTGCTGTGTTTGTGGTGTACCCTGCTGGCTCTGACCAGGGAGGCAGTCGAGCGTCTGGCCGCCCGTGCCCTGCTCGTACGCGGCGTGTGCTTGCTGATGAGCAAGGACACTTGTGGCAAAGGGGCCGAATTCTGGTGCGCCAGGTGTGCCGACTGAAGGGGGTGGGTCGGATGCCTCATCATGCGACCTCTTCGTGTTGGGCGAGACGTTCTCCATGCCCTTGAAGTCGCCTGTGGACTCGCGGGCGACTTCGGTGATCAAGTCTGTCATCTTGCCGGCCTGGCGCCAAGTGAGCTCCATCTCCTTGAGGGCGGCAATGACGCGCTTGACGTCGTTCATGCACCTGTCGCGCTCGTTTTGGCGCTGGCGAACGGCGTACACGTTCATGAGGAGCACAATGGCCGCAGTCGACGCCGGGAGCGCGAATGCAATCGACACGGCGTGGCCAGGAAGCGTGCCGTACTGGCGCCCACGGCGGAGTACGGCGTCGAGAATGTTGCAAATGGAGCGGGCGGCGTTGCTGCAGATGGCGAGGGAGGGGAAGCCGACGTTTTCGGGGTGCTTGCGGGTCGGAATGAACGGTCGGTGGATGAGGATCTGGACGTAGTAGTAGTGGGCGTAGAGGACAGCAGAGTGCTCAAACAGGCGCTTGTCGGCGCGCGTAGGGTCCCAGCGGAGGTTGTCGGGCACCGAGTCGGCCCAGGCGTTGAGCgcgctgtcgagctcgacgacaatggCACGCTGGTCGGGTCCGTGCTCGGGGAGCTTGTTGACGGCATAGATTGTCCGGAGggcagcgccgaggacgtggtcgagcttgaggaggtgAGTGAAGGCAGCGATCGCGGGGTCTGGGGGCAGGCCTGGCGGCTGCTTGAAGTCGCGGTCCGGGTCACCCGTGTCCCAGTACTCGTCATCAACAGGAATAGGGTAGTCGGCGTCAAAGTCAGAGTCTTGGATGGCGACGGACCGGCCAATAGCTGCACAGCTAAGACGGTCAAAGTGGTACAGACACCAGAAGGCGCGGTTGTAGAGTGCACGGTCGATGGGGTTTGTGTGGACCATTGTTGAGCGCACATGGATGCCGATTTCCTGGGCTTGGCGGATACCCGACCCAGCGACGAGCCAAGCGAGGTGGGGGACGGCACTGCCATTGAGGAACAGGCACACGAGCACCGTGATCTGCAGGTCGAGAAGGCTAGGGCCCTGGAGCCACGACTTGCCCATCTTGATAACGGCGCGGACATAGACCCAGCCGGCAGAGTACTTGAGGGTACCGTCGCGGTCGTTGcggaggcgctcgcggccttcttctgtCGTTGCGCAGTCTGCGGGCCAGTAGACTCTCTCGTCGTCCGTGTAGCGTGCGCCGTTGGCAAACACCATCAGACACATCTTTGCAAACTCGGAATTTGTGCTCCAGAGCCCAGACTGGTACTGGCGGGTGAAGATGGAGCGGTTGAGGAGCGGCATCATGGGGTTGATGTGTTCAAAGTATCCGTCGATCAGGCGACTTGCCAGGTCCTCGTCGGGCCAGATAGAGTAGTCTAATGGGTGGACATTCTCCGTCGCGATGACCTTTTCCCACTCGGGCACCATCCAGTACTCTGTCCTGCGGGACGAGTTGAGGCGCTCAAAGAAGGTGACATCGGCCTCCGAGTACTTGAGCTCGTTGACCAGTCTGACGAGATGCGCGCCCGACGCCTTGCCGTGGAAGCGGAAGGCCTCGTGGTCTCGTATGTTCAGTTTGATCAtggcgtgcgcgaggcggctgTGCTCACCGGCCTCGACTTCGTCATCTGGAGGCCGGTTGGGATCACGCTCGTGGTGCTGCCACGGCGCGGGGCCAAGCACGCGGGGTggggggctcggcgccgccgctgcagtCTGCGGCGAGCTGCCAATCGCTGAGCCTGGGTCGatggccggcgccgccttgagcgcgggGTACGGCGggatggcgagcgcgcgcagctgctcctgGTAGCTGCCGAGGTCAAAGTCGTCGCGGTCCGGCGTGGGCCCCACGGTCGACACGACATCAAGATTGGGGTGAAGCTGATTgagcaggcgctcgagccggCCACAGCGCTGCTCAAGGGTCTCGATGTACCCCTTGGGCGGGCCGCggcgcttggccgcctcgacgtaGGTGCACTCGAGGCCGTATTCCTGGCAGTTTGCGCACTTGCTCGCCGAGTTCGAGTTCATCGGGCCCTCGCAGCGAATCTTCTTCCTGTGGTGGCGCGTGAGTCATCATCCCATCATCGCGCACGCAACAATTCCGTCCCACAAGCCCGCCGCACTCACCTTCGACACACATCGCACGCGCGCTGCACTTTACGccgcttggcctcggcctcggcagcgagctcggacgccgacggggTGCGCGTCGGCCCGTTGATGCCCGGGATGGTAGGTTTTGTCTCTCCTGGCGAGTTTgcgcccgacgcgcggcgcgacgagccagagcccgtgcccgtgccggcgccgaggaagccaTAAcgggcgccgctgccgcctggcGGCCGCGGACTCGTGTCGCTTTCGGGGGTGGACATGGACATTGtgcccgcagcagcaggagcaacAAGGTGGGGCGTGTGTCACGCCGTGTCTGtgctggcggctggctggaATGGAATGGGATGATGGATGCGGaaggtgctgctgctgctgcggtgggagggggggcgtcgttgtcggtgaGATGGGCAACAAGTCTGGTCGTTGTAGTAGTGTGTGATGcgagtagtagtagtagtagtagtagtacCGCCGTGGGCCGTGTGGCGTGGAGTGAGTGAACGAGTTTGAGTCGGCTGATGCGACTCTATACGACCTAGTTTAGTTGCAATAGCCTGGATGGCTAGCagctgttgtcgtcgtcgtcgtcgtcgtcgtcggtcggtcCTTGCTCTTCGAtgtcggcgtgggcgcgtGGGCCTTTTTTGAAAAGCCGATAAGTCAGAGTGAGATATGTGATGCAGTCTGGCTGGTCCAAAGTGGCCGCAATGATGATGACTTTTAATGGGCGCAAAGGGGGAgggacagcggcggcggcgtcgaccaaCGGACAACTGACTCAAGCCGTGTATGTCATGACTGGACTGGCAGCCAGTTGTGGCATGGGTCTGCGTGGGGTGGGACGGCCACGGCTGCTATCAcaccgcctgcctgcctgccagccaCACGCCTCCGCGGCCTGTCGGCTACAGTGGTCAAGGCGCGGCGACACACACACGGGAGCAAAATGAAATGGCATTTCAGCCCAGCCCGGCTCAAGTCGGGCCTAAGCCGGCGTCAAATGCCTGCCAGTATCACTTTACTGCAGTCACCGATGCCCGAAGCTCGTCACTGCTGCacaagcgccgccggcgagcgagcccgcccccgcccccactcacccatgAGCGCGATTTCcacactcgctcgctgcttgCCCCCCCAGGGTCACATGCTTGCCCACATGCCAAAACTCGCTTCCATTGGAGCTTCTGGGCCGCGAGCCGAGCCacgagccagcgagccagcgagccgTGAGCACCGGAAAGGCCTTGCATCATGGGTCCCGGACACGCCCTGCCCTCACCGTCTCGTCTCCGAGCCACCGCGCCACGCACGCCGACTAGCCGACCTACAGCGTCAGCCAAGACCCTCCCCCTCGGGCTTCTGACTTTCCAATCGGTAAAACAGAAAAACCAAAGCGCTTCTGGCGTAATCTATGCCGATACAACACTGCATGCTCGTACGACCCAACCCGATTCTAGCCGCGCTCACGGCCGAGGCATATCTCTGCCTATGCGGGCTGCAGGAAAGGGAGAAAAAAAGACAGCCACAACAGACAGACCCCTAGTGCTGGCCGggaccggcgccggctccaTGCTTTCCCTTGACCTCGCCCTTGTTCCAGCGCTGGATCAAGAGATTGACAGGTTGCTGCTTCTCGGGGCTCGACGATCGACTCgagctgccactgccacgtCGAACAGGCGGCAC
This window harbors:
- the acu-15_3 gene encoding Transcriptional activator protein acu-15 — its product is MSMSTPESDTSPRPPGGSGARYGFLGAGTGTGSGSSRRASGANSPGETKPTIPGINGPTRTPSASELAAEAEAKRRKVQRACDVCRRKKIRCEGPMNSNSASKCANCQEYGLECTYVEAAKRRGPPKGYIETLEQRCGRLERLLNQLHPNLDVVSTVGPTPDRDDFDLGSYQEQLRALAIPPYPALKAAPAIDPGSAIGSSPQTAAAAPSPPPRVLGPAPWQHHERDPNRPPDDEVEAGEHSRLAHAMIKLNIRDHEAFRFHGKASGAHLVRLVNELKYSEADVTFFERLNSSRRTEYWMVPEWEKVIATENVHPLDYSIWPDEDLASRLIDGYFEHINPMMPLLNRSIFTRQYQSGLWSTNSEFAKMCLMVFANGARYTDDERVYWPADCATTEEGRERLRNDRDGTLKYSAGWVYVRAVIKMGKSWLQGPSLLDLQITVLVCLFLNGSAVPHLAWLVAGSGIRQAQEIGIHVRSTMVHTNPIDRALYNRAFWCLYHFDRLSCAAIGRSVAIQDSDFDADYPIPVDDEYWDTGDPDRDFKQPPGLPPDPAIAAFTHLLKLDHVLGAALRTIYAVNKLPEHGPDQRAIVVELDSALNAWADSVPDNLRWDPTRADKRLFEHSAVLYAHYYYVQILIHRPFIPTRKHPENVGFPSLAICSNAARSICNILDAVLRRGRQYGTLPGHAVSIAFALPASTAAIVLLMNVYAVRQRQNERDRCMNDVKRVIAALKEMELTWRQAGKMTDLITEVARESTGDFKGMENVSPNTKRSHDEASDPPPSVGTPGAPEFGPFATSVLAHQQAHAAYEQGTGGQTLDCLPGQSQQGTPQTQHPTPVDPNGHAPGASSGPSASTSDSTAPPTPGFIAAVTGQGGAAWGSGGGFPGMPGSEAVMAAPDFFDAGDLHNLNYAVMNFDMLGDSSSPEFWTQLLRQQSGGLPISNGIVGSMPGLGGGLAPNGPNPSASQPGPGQQQPNWNFLPWLPTDIQPEQQQAAQQGRRQ
- the glkA gene encoding Glucokinase translates to MPLPEITKTIEPYFLLKEDKLCEIVEFFKQELDAGLTNYGEDVAMVPTFVPGVPDGSEQGTFLALDLGGTNLRVCEVRLHGNNKFDIKQQKYKVSEELKQGQARVLFDYIADSVDAFLTDIGSDLQPEGNEPLLLGFTFSFPVEQTALDRGKLLTWTKGFNAKNAVGNDVVKLLQDAFDRKHIHVKCVALVNDTVGTLLSRSYQNGPALIGAIFGTGTNGAYIDRTSTIKKLGKDKVAELEKGGEHAGEYMIVNTEWGAFDNKRRCLPVSIFDNKLDRESINPRKQAFEKMVSGMYLGEITRNILLFLIDSSLLFDGHSSDILNTHYGFDAAFVSKVEGAKTDDEVKAAIIDDLKVDVANVRDSDAPLVRWAVNIVADRACTLSATAIAAIVLHTAPNRRKEEAQTIDVGVDGSVAEFLPNFEKRVRGALRQVLGEETEKKITIGLAKDGSGVGAALGALTAKKAAAAHGRKV